AAGGTCGTCCTCGCGCTCGTGGTCCTCATCGTGGGACTCGGCGCCCTGATCGCGTCGCGGCCGTCCACCTTCCGCGTCGAGCGGTCGATCACCATGGCCGCCCCCGCCGAGATTCCCTTTGGCGCGGTGAACGACTTCCACAAGTGGCGCTTCTGGTCGCCGTGGGATGCGCTCGACCCGAAGATGCAGGTGACCTTCGATGGACCCTACGCGGGTCCCGGCGCCACCTACGCCTGGAGCGGCAATGATCAGGTCGGCAAGGGGAAGATGAGCAACCTGGAGGCCCAGCCCTACGACAGCATCCGCATCCAGCTCGAGTTCCTCGAGCCCTGGCCGGCCTCCAACATCACGACGTTCACGTACAAGCCCGTGCCCGAGGGCGTCCAGGTGACCTGGGCCATGGAGGGGAACAACAACTTCATGGGCAAGGCCTTCTCCCTGTTCATGGACATGGACGGGATGGTCGGGAAGGACTTCGAGAAGGGCCTGGCCACCCTCAAGAAGCTGTCCGAGGAGGAGGCGAAGAACCGGCGTGAGCGGGAAGCGCTCCTCAAGGCCAGGGAAGAGGCCGAGGCGGCCAAGGCCGCCGCCGCGCAGGCGGAGCAATCCGCGCCGACCCAGACGGCAACGCCCACGCCGTAGGGGAGTGTCCGCGAAGTCCCAGGACACACCGTGTATGTCCCCTCTCCCTCTGGGAGAGGGCTAGGGTGAGGGTAGAAGTCCCCGTTCTTCAACCCGTGGAGCACGGGGGCCCGTAGGGAACCCGAGTCCACCCCATACCCTCACCCCGTCCCTCTCCCAGGGGGAGAGGGTCTGACTTGATTCCACACCGTGGATGTCCCCTCTCCCTCCGGGAGAGGGCCAGGGTGAGGGCAGGCGTCAACGTCCGCCGTTAGCGCACGCCCGGGCATCGCCCCCCTGGCAGGCGCGCTTGAGAAGCTTCGTGGCCTCTTCATCGTTCTTCTCGGCGCACGAGCCCGTCCGGTGGCAGATGGCCGCGCTGAAGCACCCCGCCGCATCTCCCCCATCACACGCGCGCATGTAGAGCGTATAGGCCCGAGCCGGATCCGCGCTCAGTC
This is a stretch of genomic DNA from Archangium violaceum. It encodes these proteins:
- a CDS encoding SRPBCC family protein, with product MLKKVVLALVVLIVGLGALIASRPSTFRVERSITMAAPAEIPFGAVNDFHKWRFWSPWDALDPKMQVTFDGPYAGPGATYAWSGNDQVGKGKMSNLEAQPYDSIRIQLEFLEPWPASNITTFTYKPVPEGVQVTWAMEGNNNFMGKAFSLFMDMDGMVGKDFEKGLATLKKLSEEEAKNRREREALLKAREEAEAAKAAAAQAEQSAPTQTATPTP